In one Grus americana isolate bGruAme1 chromosome 1, bGruAme1.mat, whole genome shotgun sequence genomic region, the following are encoded:
- the LOC129206608 gene encoding trypsin I-P1-like, translating to MKYILFVTFVGVAVAFPINADDDDDKIVGGYTCAENSVPYQVSLNSGYHFCGGSLINSQWVLSAAHCYKSRIQVQLGKHNLALSESTEQLISSAKVIRHSGYSSATLDNDIMLIKLAKPAQLDRAVQTVPLPTSCVTTGTECLISGWGNTLSNANLYPDTLQCLKAPVLSSSECTKAYPGQITQNMICVGFMEGGKDSCQGDSGGPVVCNGQLQGIVSWGIGCAQKGYPGVYTKVCNYVSWIEETMSAN from the exons ATGAAATACATACTGTTTGTCACCTTTGTTGGTGTGGCTG TTGCCTTCCCCATCAAcgctgatgatgatgatgacaagATCGTGGGAGGCTACACCTGTGCAGAGAACTCTGTCCCCTATCAGGTGTCCCTGAATTCTGGGTATCACTTCTGTGGAGGTTCCCTCATCAACAGCCAGTGGGTCCTGTCAGCTGCTCACTGCTACAAGTC tcGCATCCAAGTGCAGCTCGGGAAACATAACCTGGCCCTCTCAGAATCGACGGAGCAGTTGATTAGTTCAGCTAAAGTCATCCGCCACTCTGGCTACAGCTCTGCAACACTGGACAATGACATTATGCTCATCAAACTTGCCAAACCAGCCCAGCTCGACCGAGCTGTCCAAACAGTTCCTCTGCCTACCAGCTGTGTGACCACAGGCACCGAATGCCTAATCTCTGGCTGGGGCAACACACTCAGCAATGCCA ATCTGTATCCAGACACCTTGCAGTGCCTGAAGGCTCCTGTACTCTCCTCCAGCGAGTGCACCAAAGCCTACCCTGGGCAAATTACCCAGAACATGATATGTGTAGGATtcatggagggagggaaagactCCTGCCAG GGGGATTCTGGTGGTCCAGTAGTCTGCAACGGGCAGCTCCAGGGCATTGTTTCCTGGGGTATTGGATGTGCGCAGAAAGGCTATCCTGGGGTTTACACCAAGGTTTGCAATTATGTCTCCTGGATTGAAGAAACTATGTCTGCCAACTGA